In Halovulum dunhuangense, one genomic interval encodes:
- the sppA gene encoding signal peptide peptidase SppA, translating into MDAITRDFYEERRRKWRRSAFWRGVLATVLLIAGSLALAGWFLRDAHPVGPHIARVEIWDVIYSDPWRDEMLVEIAEDDDARALILNIDSPGGTVVGSEALYLAIRQVAEAKPVVVTMDGAAASGAYMAAIAGDHLIARGNTITGSIGVIFEYVNFAELMDRVGVGVETIRSSDLKADASPLRELSPEGRAAEQALVDETQAWFRGLVAEARGLEGAALDAVTDGRTFTGRMAVENGLIDAIGGEAEALDWLESVEEGLSELPVETWALPEEEETLLPRFLGAVLGLDTRLPDLSMPNGPRLMAILK; encoded by the coding sequence CGATCACACGCGACTTCTACGAGGAGCGGCGCCGCAAGTGGCGCCGCTCCGCCTTCTGGCGGGGGGTGCTGGCCACCGTCCTGCTGATCGCGGGCAGCCTTGCCCTTGCGGGCTGGTTCCTGCGCGACGCCCATCCGGTCGGGCCGCACATCGCCCGGGTGGAAATCTGGGACGTCATCTATTCCGACCCCTGGCGCGACGAGATGCTGGTCGAGATCGCCGAGGATGACGACGCCCGCGCCCTGATCCTGAACATCGACAGCCCCGGCGGCACCGTCGTCGGCTCCGAGGCGCTGTACCTTGCCATCCGCCAGGTGGCCGAGGCCAAGCCGGTCGTCGTCACGATGGACGGGGCCGCCGCCTCCGGCGCCTACATGGCGGCCATCGCGGGGGACCACCTGATCGCGCGCGGCAACACCATCACCGGCTCGATCGGGGTCATCTTCGAATACGTCAACTTCGCCGAACTCATGGACCGCGTCGGCGTCGGGGTAGAGACGATCCGCTCTTCCGACCTCAAGGCCGACGCCTCGCCCCTGCGCGAACTCAGCCCCGAGGGCCGCGCCGCCGAACAGGCGCTGGTGGACGAGACGCAGGCGTGGTTCCGCGGCCTTGTCGCCGAGGCGCGCGGCCTCGAGGGCGCGGCGCTGGACGCGGTGACCGACGGCCGCACCTTCACCGGCCGCATGGCGGTCGAGAACGGCCTGATCGACGCCATCGGCGGCGAGGCCGAGGCGCTCGACTGGCTCGAATCGGTCGAGGAGGGCCTCTCCGAGCTGCCGGTAGAGACCTGGGCCCTGCCGGAAGAAGAGGAAACCCTGCTGCCGCGCTTCCTCGGCGCGGTGCTGGGCCTCGACACCCGCCTTCCCGACCTGTCCATGCCGAACGGGCCGCGGCTTATGGCGATCCTCAAATAA
- the ihfB gene encoding integration host factor subunit beta has protein sequence MIKSELIQKIAEENPHLYHRDVERIVGTIFDRIIEAMADGNRVELRGFGAFSVKKRDARIGRNPRTGESVPVEEKYVPFFKTGKLLRDRLNGQD, from the coding sequence ATGATCAAATCCGAACTGATCCAGAAGATCGCCGAGGAAAACCCCCATCTCTATCACCGCGATGTCGAACGCATCGTCGGCACGATCTTCGACCGCATCATCGAGGCCATGGCCGACGGCAACCGGGTCGAGCTGCGCGGCTTCGGCGCCTTCTCGGTCAAGAAGCGCGACGCCCGCATCGGCCGCAACCCGCGCACCGGCGAGTCCGTCCCGGTCGAAGAGAAATACGTCCCCTTCTTCAAGACCGGAAAGCTCTTGCGCGACCGGCTGAACGGCCAGGACTGA
- a CDS encoding LapA family protein, which translates to MLRTIKLVFLAILMLAIVTLALANRGPVTLNLLPEGVGAILPLSIELPMFLVILASILTGLLIGYILEWLREHKHRRLAAEKQREAQRLSREVETLKKKHLSPEDEVLAILDKSTRNA; encoded by the coding sequence GTGCTGCGCACGATCAAACTCGTCTTTCTCGCCATTCTCATGCTTGCCATCGTCACGCTGGCGCTTGCCAATCGCGGGCCGGTGACGCTGAACCTGCTGCCCGAGGGCGTGGGCGCGATCCTGCCGCTCTCGATCGAGCTGCCGATGTTTCTCGTGATCCTCGCCTCGATCCTGACCGGGCTTCTGATCGGCTACATCCTCGAATGGCTGCGCGAGCACAAGCACCGCCGCCTTGCCGCCGAAAAGCAGCGCGAGGCGCAGCGCCTCTCGCGCGAGGTCGAGACGCTCAAGAAAAAGCACCTCTCGCCTGAAGACGAGGTGCTGGCGATCCTGGACAAGTCCACCCGCAATGCCTGA